One Drosophila virilis strain 15010-1051.87 chromosome 5, Dvir_AGI_RSII-ME, whole genome shotgun sequence DNA window includes the following coding sequences:
- the Dlip3 gene encoding uncharacterized protein Dlip3, whose protein sequence is MQRYYAERETTGPEFDDRLIKLVRANPAIYDVSHPHYRRNPVRVGIWDRIANELGASSRFLQTKWKNIRYNYLQEIKALETGQVNPNVRKRRFTEDLSFLQNTAQTYNVRKAQSYIVQNNNTNNGGSSDNDSNSFLYPDPEHLRVNLTDNYDIIELDDENSEDGSTQVGGHSDNEIVPELMVMEPKPDVTLQQSSAVNGNGSSSNHNNTQASSPASSPLLMPMVVMGNGDELAHQEIKAQPQYHNQDLKTEQQYRNNTALSNGEVTIEPIYKAALSRRSAPGIMANAAKRKAMAAPLPRLAPINDPIELYCLSLVDTLRSMPRSERERVKFEFANILKDAKYKDEA, encoded by the exons ATGCAGCGATATTATGCGGAACGTGAGACTACAGGACCCGAGTTCG ACGATCGCCTGATAAAATTGGTGCGCGCCAATCCTGCCATCTACGATGTTAGTCATCCGCACTATCGCCGTAATCCCGTTAGAGTAGGCATATGGGATCGCATCGCGAACGAACTTGGGGCGTCAT CACGATTTCTGCAAACAAAATGGAAGAACATACGGTACAATTATCTACAAGAGATTAAGGCACTGGAAACAGGACAGGTAAATCCGAATGTGCGCAAGCGACGCTTCACCGAGGATTTATCATTTTTACAAAACACCGCACAAACGTACAATGTGAGAAAGGCACAATCCTACATAGTCCAGaacaataatacaaataacggtggcagcagcgacaacgacagcaacagttTTCTGTACCCAGATCCGGAGCACTTGCGCGTCAATCTAACGGATAACTATGATATTATTGAGCTGGATGATGAAAATAGTGAGGACGGCTCGACGCAAGTGGGTGGTCACAGTGATAATGAAATCGTGCCTGAGCTGATGGTCATGGAGCCCAAGCCCGATGTCACCTTGCAACAGTCATCCGCTGtcaatggcaacggcagcagcagcaaccacaacaatacGCAGGCTAGCTCACCGGCCTCCTCACCGCTGCTTATGCCCATGGTGGTAATGGGCAACGGCGATGAGCTGGCACATCAGGAAATAAAAGCGCAACCGCAATACCACAATCAGGACCTTAAAACCGAACAGCAATACAGAAACAACACTGCGCTCTCCAACGGCGAGGTGACAATCGAGCCCATTTATAAAGCAGCGCTTTCGCGACGCAGTGCACCCGGCATCATGGCTAATGCGGCCAAACGAAAGGCTATGGCTGCTCCCCTACCCAGATTGGCGCCCATTAATGATCCGATTGAGCTATACTGCCTATCGCTAGT
- the LOC6626740 gene encoding cytochrome P450 4p1-like isoform X1 — MVCASIVIIAACVLLYWLYKINEEYYILAFFARRVRAKHGQSLESIVSVPKGRTIFANCFDLFGKDDAGVFQYSRRLAREMGSSYLIYSLGTPIYSIIDPVNAEFVLNNASLITKGAIYDFMQPALRTGLLTSTGKKWHTRRKMITPTFHFNILGQFMEIFKAESQKFVRRFENQEESVISISEHIPRFTLNSICETAMGINLDELTEKGDRYRESIKMIEKCFVKRISNPLYYNNTMYKLLAASEDAPFLKMVHEFSSDIIAKRRVLLKAELDERRKNQSPDDDIYINKKRRFAMLDTLICAEKDGLIDHDGICEEVDTLMFGGFDTTSMSLIFTLLNLSLYEDMQELCYQEIAEYIDDPSDLDITQLSNLKYLDRFVKETIRMFPPVPIMSRQTLNETELPNGLILPAGTQISMHIFDIHRNPKYWDSPEEFDPDRFLPENSMKRHTYAYIPFSAGQRNCIGQKYAMMEIKTLVIYILKRFKILPITDPDEFILHSGITLCVKNNIKVKLVLRK; from the exons ATGGTCTGTGCTAGTATCGTGATCATCGCTGCGTGCGTTCTGCTCTACTGGCTGTATAAGATCAATGAGGAGTATTACATCCTGGCCTTCTTTGCGCGACGAGTGCGCGCCAAGCATGGCCAATCCCTGGAGAGCATTGTGTCTGTACCGAAGGGTCGAACAATCTTTGCAAACTGTTTCGATTTATTTGGCAAAGATGATG CGGGCGTTTTTCAGTATTCCCGCCGGTTGGCTAGGGAGATGGgcagcagctatttgatatattcCTTGGGCACACCCATCTATAGCATCATCGATCCTGTCAATGCTGAATTTGTATTAAACAATGCGAGTCTCATAACCAAGGGCGCAATATACGACTTCATGCAGCCGGCCCTGCGCACTGGACTGTTGACCTCGACAG gTAAAAAGTGGCATACACGACGTAAGATGATAACCCCCACATTCCATTTCAATATACTGGGTCAATTTATGGAAATCTTCAA AGCGGAAAGCCAAAAGTTTGTGAGGCGATTCGAGAATCAAGAGGAGAGCGTTATCTCAATAAGTGAACATATTCCCAGATTTACGCTCAACAGCATTTGCG AGACCGCAATGGGCATAAATCTGGATGAGCTGACAGAGAAAGGCGATCGTTATCGTGAGAGCATAAAAATGATCGAGAAATGTTTTGTAAAACGTATTAGCAATCCACTTTACTATAATAATACAATGTACAAGCTTCTTGCTGCCAGCGAGGATGCGCCTTTTCTGAAGATGGTTCATGAATTCTCTAGCGATATTATTGCCAAGCGTCGAGTTCTCTTAAAGGCGGAGCTAGACGAAAGACGTAAGAATCAATCGCCAGACGATGACAT ATACATCAACAAGAAACGGCGCTTTGCCATGCTGGACACTCTTATATGTGCGGAGAAGGATGGTCTGATCGATCATGATGGCATCTGCGAGGAGGTCGACACTCTTATGTTTGGAGGCTTCGATACAACGTCTATGAGTCTGATCTTCACCCTTTTGAATTTGTCCTTGTACGAGGATATGCAGGAACTATGCTATCAAGAGATAGCGGAGTACATAGATGATCCAAGCGATTTGGACATTACACAGCTGTCCAATCTGAAGTATTTAGACCGCTTCGTAAAGGAAACAATACGCATGTTTCCTCCTGTTCCGATAATGAGTCGTCAGACTTTAAACGAAACAGAACTGCCGAACGGACTCATCTTGCCTGCGGGTACACAAATATCCATGCACATTTTTGACATACATCGCAATCCCAAATACTGGGATTCACCGGAAGAGTTTGATCCTGATCGTTTCCTGCCGGAGAACTCCATGAAAAGGCAtacttatgcatatataccATTTAGTGCGGGTCAGCGAAATTGTATTG GTCAAAAGTACGCAATGATGGAAATAAAAACGCTagtgatatatattttgaagcggTTTAAGATTTTGCCCATTACCGATCCAGATGAATTTATTCTTCATAGTGGCATTACCCTAtgtgttaaaaataatattaaggtTAAGCTAGTGCTGcgaaaataa
- the LOC6626740 gene encoding cytochrome P450 4p1-like isoform X2 produces MVCASIVIIAACVLLYWLYKINEEYYILAFFARRVRAKHGQSLESIVSVPKGRTIFANCFDLFGKDDAGVFQYSRRLAREMGSSYLIYSLGTPIYSIIDPVNAEFVLNNASLITKGAIYDFMQPALRTGLLTSTGKKWHTRRKMITPTFHFNILGQFMEIFKAESQKFVRRFENQEESVISISEHIPRFTLNSICETAMGINLDELTEKGDRYRESIKMIEKCFVKRISNPLYYNNTMYKLLAASEDAPFLKMVHEFSSDIIAKRRVLLKAELDERHTSTRNGALPCWTLLYVRRRMV; encoded by the exons ATGGTCTGTGCTAGTATCGTGATCATCGCTGCGTGCGTTCTGCTCTACTGGCTGTATAAGATCAATGAGGAGTATTACATCCTGGCCTTCTTTGCGCGACGAGTGCGCGCCAAGCATGGCCAATCCCTGGAGAGCATTGTGTCTGTACCGAAGGGTCGAACAATCTTTGCAAACTGTTTCGATTTATTTGGCAAAGATGATG CGGGCGTTTTTCAGTATTCCCGCCGGTTGGCTAGGGAGATGGgcagcagctatttgatatattcCTTGGGCACACCCATCTATAGCATCATCGATCCTGTCAATGCTGAATTTGTATTAAACAATGCGAGTCTCATAACCAAGGGCGCAATATACGACTTCATGCAGCCGGCCCTGCGCACTGGACTGTTGACCTCGACAG gTAAAAAGTGGCATACACGACGTAAGATGATAACCCCCACATTCCATTTCAATATACTGGGTCAATTTATGGAAATCTTCAA AGCGGAAAGCCAAAAGTTTGTGAGGCGATTCGAGAATCAAGAGGAGAGCGTTATCTCAATAAGTGAACATATTCCCAGATTTACGCTCAACAGCATTTGCG AGACCGCAATGGGCATAAATCTGGATGAGCTGACAGAGAAAGGCGATCGTTATCGTGAGAGCATAAAAATGATCGAGAAATGTTTTGTAAAACGTATTAGCAATCCACTTTACTATAATAATACAATGTACAAGCTTCTTGCTGCCAGCGAGGATGCGCCTTTTCTGAAGATGGTTCATGAATTCTCTAGCGATATTATTGCCAAGCGTCGAGTTCTCTTAAAGGCGGAGCTAGACGAAAGAC ATACATCAACAAGAAACGGCGCTTTGCCATGCTGGACACTCTTATATGTGCGGAGAAGGATGGTCTGA
- the LOC116651146 gene encoding cytochrome P450 4p1-like isoform X1: MVCAFIVIITLCVLLQWLYKINEEYYILSFCARRVRAKDDRSVESIAPIPKGRTIFANCFDLYGKDGVGIFQYHRRLAREMGSSYLIYSLGAPIYSIIDPVNAEFVLNNASLITKGALYDFIQPALRYGMLTSTGKKWHTRRKMITPTFHFNILGQFVEIFKAESQKFLKLVESQPESIISLSELIPRFTLNNICETAMGINLDELTEKGDRYRESIKMIERCFVKRLCNPLLHNNTMYKLLAASEDAPFLKVVHEFSSDIIAKRRVLLKAELDERRKHQSPDDDIYINKKRRFAMLDTLICAEKDGLIDHDGICEEVDTLMFGGFDTTSMSLIFTLLNLSLYEDMQELCCQEISEYIDDPSDLDITQLSNLKYLDRFIKETIRMFPPVPFIGRQTLSETELPNGLILPARTQIIMHIFDIHRNPKYWDSPEEFDPDRFLPENSMKRQTYAYIPFSAGQRNCIGQKYAMLETKTLLIFILKRFKILPITDPKELVLFNGITLCVKNNIKVKLVLRK, translated from the exons ATGGTCTGTGcctttattgttattatcaCGCTGTGCGTTCTGCTGCAATGGCTGTATAAGATCAACGAGGAGTATTACATCCTATCCTTCTGCGCGCGACGAGTGCGTGCCAAGGATGATCGATCCGTAGAGAGCATTGCGCCCATACCCAAGGGCCGCACGATCTTTGCAAACTGTTTTGATCTATATGGAAAAGACGGCG TGGGCATTTTTCAGTATCACCGCCGGTTGGCTAGGGAGATGGgcagcagctatttgatatattcCTTGGGCGCACCCATCTATAGCATCATCGATCCTGTCAACGCTGAATTTGTATTAAACAATGCGAGTCTCATAACCAAGGGCGCATTATATGACTTCATTCAACCAGCACTGCGTTATGGAATGCTGACTTCCACAG gtAAGAAGTGGCACACGCGACGTAAAATGATAACCCCCACATTCCATTTCAATATACTGGGTCAATTTGTGGAAATCTTCAA AGCGGAAAGCCAAAAGTTTCTTAAGCTAGTCGAGAGTCAGCCGGAAAGTATTATCTCATTAAGCGAACTGATACCCAGATTTACGCTCAATAACATTTGTG AGACCGCAATGGGAATAAATCTGGATGAGCTGACAGAGAAAGGGGATCGTTATCGTGAGAGCATAAAAATGATCGAGAGATGTTTTGTAAAACGTTTATGTAATCCATTGCTCCATAATAATACAATGTACAAGCTTCTTGCTGCCAGCGAGGATGCGCCATTTCTGAAGGTGGTTCATGAATTCTCCAGCGATATTATTGCCAAACGTCGAGTTCTCTTAAAGGCGGAGCTAGACGAAAGACGTAAGCATCAATCGCCAGACGATGACAT ATACATCAACAAGAAACGGCGCTTTGCCATGCTGGACACTCTTATATGTGCGGAGAAGGATGGTCTGATCGATCATGATGGCATCTGCGAGGAGGTCGACACTCTTATGTTTGGAGGCTTCGATACAACGTCTATGAGTCTGATCTTCACCCTTTTGAATTTGTCCTTGTACGAGGATATGCAGGAACTATGCTGTCAAGAGATATCGGAGTACATAGATGATCCAAGCGATTTGGACATTACACAGCTGTCCAATCTGAAGTATTTAGACCGCTTCATAAAGGAAACAATACGCATGTTTCCTCCTGTTCCCTTTATTGGTCGTCAGACATTAAGCGAAACAGAATTGCCGAACGGACTCATCTTGCCTGCCCGTACACAAATCATCATGCACATTTTTGACATACATCGCAATCCAAAATACTGGGATTCCCCGGAAGAGTTTGATCCTGATCGTTTCCTGCCGGAGAACTCCATGAAAAGGCAAACTTATGCGTATATACCATTTAGTGCGGGTCAGCGAAATTGTATAG GTCAAAAGTACGCAATGTTGGAAACAAAAACGCTGCTGATCTTTATTTTGAAGCGGTTTAAGATTTTGCCCATTACCGATCCAAAGGAACTTGTCCTTTTCAATGGGATAACGCTAtgtgtaaaaaataatattaaggtGAAGTTAGTTCtgcgaaaataa
- the LOC116651146 gene encoding cytochrome P450 4p1-like isoform X2 produces the protein MVCAFIVIITLCVLLQWLYKINEEYYILSFCARRVRAKDDRSVESIAPIPKGRTIFANCFDLYGKDGVGIFQYHRRLAREMGSSYLIYSLGAPIYSIIDPVNAEFVLNNASLITKGALYDFIQPALRYGMLTSTGKKWHTRRKMITPTFHFNILGQFVEIFKAESQKFLKLVESQPESIISLSELIPRFTLNNICETAMGINLDELTEKGDRYRESIKMIERCFVKRLCNPLLHNNTMYKLLAASEDAPFLKVVHEFSSDIIAKRRVLLKAELDERRKHQSPDDDIYINKKRRFAMLDTLICAEKDGLIDHDGICEEVDTLMFGGFDTTSMSLIFTLLNLSLYEDMQELCCQEISEYIDDPSDLDITQLSNLKYLDRFIKETIRMFPPVPFIGRQTLSETELPNGLILPARTQIIMHIFDIHRNPKYWDSPEEFDPDRFLPENSMKRQTYAYIPFSAGQRNCIGKKVKSTQCWKQKRC, from the exons ATGGTCTGTGcctttattgttattatcaCGCTGTGCGTTCTGCTGCAATGGCTGTATAAGATCAACGAGGAGTATTACATCCTATCCTTCTGCGCGCGACGAGTGCGTGCCAAGGATGATCGATCCGTAGAGAGCATTGCGCCCATACCCAAGGGCCGCACGATCTTTGCAAACTGTTTTGATCTATATGGAAAAGACGGCG TGGGCATTTTTCAGTATCACCGCCGGTTGGCTAGGGAGATGGgcagcagctatttgatatattcCTTGGGCGCACCCATCTATAGCATCATCGATCCTGTCAACGCTGAATTTGTATTAAACAATGCGAGTCTCATAACCAAGGGCGCATTATATGACTTCATTCAACCAGCACTGCGTTATGGAATGCTGACTTCCACAG gtAAGAAGTGGCACACGCGACGTAAAATGATAACCCCCACATTCCATTTCAATATACTGGGTCAATTTGTGGAAATCTTCAA AGCGGAAAGCCAAAAGTTTCTTAAGCTAGTCGAGAGTCAGCCGGAAAGTATTATCTCATTAAGCGAACTGATACCCAGATTTACGCTCAATAACATTTGTG AGACCGCAATGGGAATAAATCTGGATGAGCTGACAGAGAAAGGGGATCGTTATCGTGAGAGCATAAAAATGATCGAGAGATGTTTTGTAAAACGTTTATGTAATCCATTGCTCCATAATAATACAATGTACAAGCTTCTTGCTGCCAGCGAGGATGCGCCATTTCTGAAGGTGGTTCATGAATTCTCCAGCGATATTATTGCCAAACGTCGAGTTCTCTTAAAGGCGGAGCTAGACGAAAGACGTAAGCATCAATCGCCAGACGATGACAT ATACATCAACAAGAAACGGCGCTTTGCCATGCTGGACACTCTTATATGTGCGGAGAAGGATGGTCTGATCGATCATGATGGCATCTGCGAGGAGGTCGACACTCTTATGTTTGGAGGCTTCGATACAACGTCTATGAGTCTGATCTTCACCCTTTTGAATTTGTCCTTGTACGAGGATATGCAGGAACTATGCTGTCAAGAGATATCGGAGTACATAGATGATCCAAGCGATTTGGACATTACACAGCTGTCCAATCTGAAGTATTTAGACCGCTTCATAAAGGAAACAATACGCATGTTTCCTCCTGTTCCCTTTATTGGTCGTCAGACATTAAGCGAAACAGAATTGCCGAACGGACTCATCTTGCCTGCCCGTACACAAATCATCATGCACATTTTTGACATACATCGCAATCCAAAATACTGGGATTCCCCGGAAGAGTTTGATCCTGATCGTTTCCTGCCGGAGAACTCCATGAAAAGGCAAACTTATGCGTATATACCATTTAGTGCGGGTCAGCGAAATTGTATAGGTAAGAAG GTCAAAAGTACGCAATGTTGGAAACAAAAACGCTGCTGA
- the LOC116651146 gene encoding cytochrome P450 4p1-like isoform X3, with translation MVCAFIVIITLCVLLQWLYKINEEYYILSFCARRVRAKDDRSVESIAPIPKGRTIFANCFDLYGKDGVGIFQYHRRLAREMGSSYLIYSLGAPIYSIIDPVNAEFVLNNASLITKGALYDFIQPALRYGMLTSTGKKWHTRRKMITPTFHFNILGQFVEIFKAESQKFLKLVESQPESIISLSELIPRFTLNNICETAMGINLDELTEKGDRYRESIKMIERCFVKRLCNPLLHNNTMYKLLAASEDAPFLKVVHEFSSDIIAKRRVLLKAELDERHTSTRNGALPCWTLLYVRRRMV, from the exons ATGGTCTGTGcctttattgttattatcaCGCTGTGCGTTCTGCTGCAATGGCTGTATAAGATCAACGAGGAGTATTACATCCTATCCTTCTGCGCGCGACGAGTGCGTGCCAAGGATGATCGATCCGTAGAGAGCATTGCGCCCATACCCAAGGGCCGCACGATCTTTGCAAACTGTTTTGATCTATATGGAAAAGACGGCG TGGGCATTTTTCAGTATCACCGCCGGTTGGCTAGGGAGATGGgcagcagctatttgatatattcCTTGGGCGCACCCATCTATAGCATCATCGATCCTGTCAACGCTGAATTTGTATTAAACAATGCGAGTCTCATAACCAAGGGCGCATTATATGACTTCATTCAACCAGCACTGCGTTATGGAATGCTGACTTCCACAG gtAAGAAGTGGCACACGCGACGTAAAATGATAACCCCCACATTCCATTTCAATATACTGGGTCAATTTGTGGAAATCTTCAA AGCGGAAAGCCAAAAGTTTCTTAAGCTAGTCGAGAGTCAGCCGGAAAGTATTATCTCATTAAGCGAACTGATACCCAGATTTACGCTCAATAACATTTGTG AGACCGCAATGGGAATAAATCTGGATGAGCTGACAGAGAAAGGGGATCGTTATCGTGAGAGCATAAAAATGATCGAGAGATGTTTTGTAAAACGTTTATGTAATCCATTGCTCCATAATAATACAATGTACAAGCTTCTTGCTGCCAGCGAGGATGCGCCATTTCTGAAGGTGGTTCATGAATTCTCCAGCGATATTATTGCCAAACGTCGAGTTCTCTTAAAGGCGGAGCTAGACGAAAGAC ATACATCAACAAGAAACGGCGCTTTGCCATGCTGGACACTCTTATATGTGCGGAGAAGGATGGTCTGA
- the LOC6626739 gene encoding glycerol kinase 3, producing MNEGRYGRFGALIGVAYVSSTHCRFLIYSTKNAEVLAYHELKLRQIVHNAGWLEYDPAEIWKHMQECIETAYKNLVILEISPHDIIAVGIANQRGTTVLWNKQTGQALHNAIGWSDCRSTTLLKSLLHNVKRNVNYLRYRSGLPLSSCFSALKIKWLLEHVPAVAKAIEQEQCLFGTLDSWLIWNLTGGVDVGVHSTDVTNAHYTSLMNVASQQWDIKLCKFFKLPMGILPRIRSNSEIFGYIVEGPLMGVPIAGVMGEQPAALLGQLCVKAGQNVCTLDDSCFVLLNTGQQMIESESGLITGIAHKLGPTAVTHFTLEGAISNAGSTINWLRQGLRINTEINSNDNVVESLNTFLGESSMISSSCSSSMLNAECGLAAKRSEITFVPAFHGLYAPYWRYDARGIILGLTSQTTAENITQAAYEATGFQIYEVLQAFKRDTPNWDPSCMQPVLTFGGEYAEDSHLVQFIADIIGWMLERPQTTSPAGMGAMIAAGVTMRVVSLPYATRMYAPPTDVFSPTTTQNRRELLYRRWDYAVKKCLHWNNYETYEADVELFAQRERDPNLPIRRSIPGSVFLTTSFALLLLASFLKNNRLT from the exons ATGAACGAAGGGCGCTATGGAAGATTTGGAGCACTCATTGGCGTTGCATACGTGAGCAGCACCCACTGCCGCTTTCTG ATTTATTCAACGAAGAATGCCGAAGTGCTTGCCTATCATGAACTAAAACTGCGACAGATAGTGCACAATGCCGGCTGGCTGGAATACGATCCCGCAGAGATATGGAAACATATGCAGGAGTGCATTGAG actGCATACAAAAATCTAGTGATACTAGAAATCAGCCCGCATGACATCATTGCGGTGGGCATTGCCAATCAGCGCGGTACCACTGTGCTCTGGAACAAGCAGACGGGTCAAGCCTTACACAATGCCATCGGTTGGTCCGATTGTCGGAGCACCACGCTGCTCAAATCCCTGCTTCACAATGTCAAGCGAAATGTGAATTATTTGCGCTATCGCAGTGGTCTACCGCTAAGTAGCTGCTTTAGCGCTCTGAAGATCAAGTGGCTGTTGGAGCATGTGCCAGCAGTAGCCAAGGCCATAGAGCAGGAGCAGTGCCTATTTGGTACGCTGGATTCCTGGCTGATATGG AACCTAACTGGTGGCGTCGATGTGGGCGTGCATTCTACGGATGTGACCAATGCGCACTATACATCGTTAATGAATGTCGCCTCTCAACAATGGGACATAAAGCTGTGCAAATTCTTTAAACTGCCTATGGGAATACTGCCACGCATTCGTTCAAATTCAGAGATTTTCGGGTACATTGTAGAGGGTCCTTTAATGGGCGTGCCCATTGCAGGCGTAATGGGCGAGCAGCCGGCTGCTTTACTGGGTCAACTGTGCGTCAAAGCGGGTCAGAATGTTTGCACACTTGATGACAGCTGCTTCGTGCTCTTGAACACAGGCCAACAGATGATCGAGTCGGAGAGTGGTCTGATAACGGGCATAGCGCACAAGTTGGGACCCACAGCAGTTACGCATTTTACGCTCGAAGGAGCCATATCCAATGCCGGTTCTACGATCAATTGGCTGCGCCAAGGACTGCGCATCAATACCGAAATCAATTCCAATGATAATGTTGTCGAATCACTAAACACATTTTTGGGTGAGAGCTCAATGATCTCATCTTCGTGCTCCTCAAGCATGCTTAATGCAGAGTGCGGGCTTGCAGCCAAGCGCTCGGAGATAACATTTGTGCCCGCCTTTCATGGCTTATATGCGCCCTACTGGCGCTATGATGCAAGAGGCATTATACTGGGTCTGACAAGTCAAACTACAGCGGAAAACATCACACAGGCTGCTTATGAGGCAACTGGTTTCCAGATCTACGAGGTCCTTCAAGCATTTAAACGAGATACGCCCAACTGGGATCCGTCTTGCATGCAGCCCGTTCTCACATTTGGCGGCGAGTATGCTGAGGACAGCCATCTGGTTCAGTTTATTGCGGACATTATTGGCTGGATGCTGGAACGGCCACAGACAACATCACCCGCTGGCATGGGTGCCATGATAGCCGCTGGCGTAACAATGCGTGTGGTTTCATTACCTTATGCGACGCGAATGTACGCGCCGCCCACTGATGTGTTCTCACccacaacaacacaaaatc GTCGTGAACTGCTTTATCGTCGTTGGGACTATGCGGTAAAGAAGTGTCTGCATTGGAATAATTATGAGACTTACGAAGCGGATGTGGAGCTGTTTGCCCAACGTGAGCGTGATCCCAATTTACCCATACGTCGTTCCATACCGGGCAGTGTGTTTCTGACCACATCCTTTgcactgctgttgttggccagttttttaaaaaacaatcgCTTAACTTAG